One genomic window of Evansella cellulosilytica DSM 2522 includes the following:
- the glyA gene encoding serine hydroxymethyltransferase, translating into MTTTQTGKLPAVKKQDVEVYKAIEAELGRQRSNIELIASENFVSEAVMEAQGSVLTNKYAEGYPHKRYYGGCEHVDVVEDIARDRAKELFGAEHANVQPHSGAQANMAVYFAFLEVGDTVLGMNLSHGGHLTHGSPVNFSGKQYNFIEYGVDKETGKINYEDVRAKAVENKPKMIVAGASAYPREIDFAKFREIADEVGAYLMVDMAHIAGLVATGHHPNPVPYADFVTTTTHKTLRGPRGGMILCKEEYGKKIDKAIFPGLQGGPLMHVISAKAVALGEALTDEFKQYSEQVKKNAVALATALTENGIDLVSGGTDNHLVLLDLRSLGITGKIAEEALDEVAITTNKNTIPYDPESPFVTSGLRIGTAAATSRGFNEEAMAKTGEIIASVLKAHDNEEVLAKARKDVEALTAQFPLYDKYSL; encoded by the coding sequence GTGACTACAACACAAACTGGTAAATTACCTGCAGTAAAAAAGCAAGATGTAGAAGTATATAAAGCGATTGAAGCAGAGCTTGGTCGCCAGCGATCGAACATTGAGTTAATCGCGTCAGAAAACTTCGTCTCAGAAGCTGTAATGGAAGCGCAAGGATCTGTATTAACAAATAAGTATGCAGAAGGCTACCCGCATAAGCGTTACTACGGTGGCTGTGAGCATGTTGATGTTGTTGAGGACATTGCAAGAGACCGTGCGAAAGAGCTATTTGGTGCTGAGCATGCAAACGTACAACCACACTCTGGTGCACAAGCGAACATGGCTGTTTACTTTGCATTTTTAGAAGTTGGTGACACAGTACTTGGCATGAACTTATCCCACGGTGGGCACTTAACACACGGAAGCCCAGTAAACTTCAGTGGTAAGCAATATAATTTTATTGAGTACGGCGTGGACAAGGAAACTGGGAAAATCAATTACGAGGATGTGCGCGCGAAAGCGGTAGAAAACAAGCCTAAAATGATCGTAGCAGGTGCATCAGCATATCCAAGAGAAATTGACTTTGCAAAGTTCCGTGAAATTGCAGACGAAGTTGGCGCTTACTTAATGGTAGATATGGCTCACATTGCTGGATTAGTAGCAACTGGCCACCATCCAAACCCCGTACCATATGCAGATTTCGTCACTACGACAACACACAAGACGTTACGCGGACCTCGCGGTGGGATGATCCTATGTAAAGAAGAATACGGCAAGAAAATCGATAAAGCCATTTTTCCAGGGCTTCAAGGCGGTCCATTAATGCACGTAATTTCTGCAAAAGCAGTGGCATTAGGTGAAGCACTTACTGACGAGTTCAAACAATACTCAGAGCAAGTGAAAAAGAATGCCGTAGCTTTAGCAACAGCATTAACGGAAAACGGCATTGATTTAGTATCAGGTGGAACAGACAACCACCTAGTGCTTTTAGACCTTCGTAGCTTAGGTATTACTGGAAAAATTGCAGAAGAGGCGCTGGACGAAGTAGCGATTACAACGAATAAAAACACGATTCCTTACGATCCAGAAAGTCCATTCGTAACGAGCGGCCTTCGTATCGGAACGGCAGCAGCAACTTCACGCGGCTTTAATGAAGAAGCAATGGCAAAAACAGGTGAAATTATTGCATCTGTATTGAAAGCACACGACAACGAGGAAGTACTAGCAAAAGCACGCAAAGATGTGGAAGCATTAACAGCACAATTCCCACTTTACGACAAATACTCTCTATAA
- a CDS encoding TIGR01440 family protein gives MDFSSIKHSVKTVLDDLQEVAKLEEGQLLVVGTSTSEVIGKHIGSAGTVDAAAEIWTALHDFAEKTGVDLAFQCCEHLNRALVIQGNVADKYGYERVSAIPIPSAGGSMAAFAFENMTSPVLVEEIKADAGIDIGDTLIGMHLKRVAVPVRSKIKTIGEAHMTMATTRPKLIGGERAIYHTGKNNQSCH, from the coding sequence TTGGATTTTTCATCGATCAAACATTCAGTAAAAACAGTGTTGGATGATCTTCAAGAGGTAGCAAAGCTAGAAGAAGGCCAGCTGCTCGTAGTTGGCACGAGTACGAGCGAGGTTATTGGAAAGCATATAGGGAGTGCAGGCACAGTTGATGCAGCGGCAGAAATTTGGACTGCATTGCACGATTTCGCCGAGAAAACAGGTGTCGATCTCGCTTTTCAATGCTGTGAGCATTTAAATAGAGCGTTAGTTATCCAAGGTAATGTAGCAGACAAATACGGTTACGAGCGTGTTTCCGCTATCCCTATTCCATCTGCAGGAGGATCCATGGCAGCCTTCGCATTTGAAAACATGACATCCCCTGTTTTAGTCGAAGAAATAAAAGCAGATGCAGGAATAGATATAGGCGACACACTCATTGGTATGCACTTAAAGCGAGTTGCAGTACCGGTACGGAGTAAAATAAAAACGATTGGCGAAGCGCATATGACGATGGCGACGACTCGTCCAAAGCTAATCGGCGGTGAACGAGCGATTTATCATACGGGAAAAAATAACCAATCTTGTCATTAA